A genomic window from Rattus norvegicus strain BN/NHsdMcwi chromosome 9, GRCr8, whole genome shotgun sequence includes:
- the Tmsb10l3 gene encoding thymosin beta-10-like — protein sequence MINWVSCCSNASGSTWSASSERESMSCKKMANKPDVGEIASFNKAKLKKTETQENTLPTKETIEQEKRSEIS from the coding sequence ATGATTAACTGGGTCTCTTGCTGCAGCAACGCGAGTGGGAGTACCTGGAGTGCGAGCTCGGAACGAGAATCCATGAGTTGTAAGAAAATGGCAAACAAGCCGGACGTGGGGGAAATCGCCAGCTTCAATAAGGCCAAGCTGAAGAAAACCGAAACGCAGGAGAACACCCTGCCGACCAAAGAGACCATTGAACAGGAAAAGAGGAGTGAAATCTCCTAA